Genomic DNA from Elusimicrobiota bacterium:
GAAGCGGAGAAAAGTACATGATGGTTCTAATCACCAGCGAAATATAATTGTAGGTGTCCTTAATGGGAGCGAAAGTTGAGCGCCCTCCTTTGCGTTTAAAATAATCGATGGGCAAAAAATCAGTGGGCCGGTTGTTGCAGAGGAAAGCCAATGTGATGGTGCTTTCCCAGGAGTGACTGTTGGGGAGTAAATAAAAATATTTGAGGGCCACGGACCTCTTGATAATTCGGAGTCCTGAGTTCAAATCCGGGATATGAAATTCACAGAGGTAGGAGGCGAGTTTGCGGATTATGTATTTCGGAATTGAACGATGGGGCCATTCGAATACCACATTCTTCCCAATTCTCGCCCCCACCACCATATCGCAGTTATTTTCTTGAAAATGTTTATAGAGGCGCGGGATCTGATCGTTGGGATAGGTTCCATCCACATCGGTGGTGACGACCACCTTCCCTTTTGAATTGAGGATTCCTGTCTTTCTCGCGGCGCCGACCCCAAGATTTCTGCGATGTTGAATGATCCGGACGTTCCTTGTCTTGGCCAGATTAACCGTTGAGTCTTTAGACCCATCATCGATAAT
This window encodes:
- the rgtE_3 gene encoding Dodecaprenyl-phosphate galacturonate synthase, whose product is MNQESKEILSVILPAYNEEDCILSTIDEVESTLTKAKIPFEILIIDDGSKDSTVNLAKTRNVRIIQHRRNLGVGAARKTGILNSKGKVVVTTDVDGTYPNDQIPRLYKHFQENNCDMVVGARIGKNVVFEWPHRSIPKYIIRKLASYLCEFHIPDLNSGLRIIKRSVALKYFYLLPNSHSWESTITLAFLCNNRPTDFLPIDYFKRKGGRSTFAPIKDTYNYISLVIRTIMYFSPLRFFIPLSFFVISSGLIKMVYDWFTYRHIGSVDVIIVLGGLFIILAGLLADSIVVNGRRTIRPDENEDQN